The genomic DNA AGGCAGGCCGCGCATCAACGCCGATTTCCAACAGCTCTGCCTCACCAAAAGCGGGGTGCAGCGCGTAGGCGGCATTCATCAGCTCCATGACCGACCGCAACGTCGCACGGCCCCGTTCGCTGGTCTCGATCTGTGTCGCCCCCAACATGAAAACACCATCGCCACGGGGCACGACATAAAGTGGAAACCGCGGATGAAGGAGGCGGACAGGGCGCGACAGGGTAACGTCAGGGCTGCGGATGACAAGCATCTCGCCCTTCACACCGCGTAAATCACGAAGCGTATCGCGCGCGACAAGCCCACGGCAATCGATCACCTGACCCGCGATATCACCGCCAAAGCGGACGCCCCTTTGCGACAGCCGCTCGTGCAATGCGGTCAGGGTTGCACGGGGATCAAGATGTCCCTCGTCAGGTAAAAACAACGCCTTAGAATAGCGTTCGGCCAGATGGGGTTCTAAAGCGCCGATCTGTGCCTTGGAAAGGGTTTGTCCGTTCGGCGCGCGGCGTGCAAAAGTCGTCAAGTCACTTTGATCGCGACCCAGTGCCACAACAATGGTCCCTTCGTGGTGGACGGTTCCGCCTTGGCTTTCCCACCATGCCGCGGCCTTACGACCTTGCCGCACGATTTCAGGTTCCGCACTCACCCCTTCGCAATCAGGGGCCAACATACCACCTGCCCACCATGAACAGGCATGATCCCCGGGCGCGCCATTTGGGTCAATCACAGTCACCTGCGCACCGCGTGAGGACAGCTCTGCCGCCATGGCCAGACCGCAGACGCCGCCGCCGATGATGGTGCAAATGTCGCTCATGTCCAAAACGCGTGAAAGTGATGAACAGGCCCGTGACCCTGTCCGACGTGCAATTTATCGGCCTGCAAGATCGCTTGATGCAGCCACGCATGCGCACGCGATACGGCATCGTTCAACGCCATTCCTTGGGCCAAACCCGCCGCAATTGCAGAGGAATAGGAACATCCAGTTCCATGGGTATTGCGCGTGTTCACACGCTGTGCAGAAAATTCATGTCTCCCCGTTGGCGACACCAGATGATCGGTGCAGACCTCACCGTCTGCGTGCCCGCCCTTCATCAAAACCGCGCCGACACCGAGGTGTAAAAGCGCCTTTGCCTGCGCGTGTAGAGATCCATCGCCCACCAGTTTTGCGGCTTCCGGTAGGTTGGGTGTTAACAATGTTGCGCGCCTAAAGAGCGATGACTTCAACGCGGCGATGGCACTGTCTTCCAGCAGCGTATCACCCGATTTTGCAACCATCACCGGATCGAGCACAATCGGACCTTCATAGCCATTCAGGGCGTCGGCCACCGCCTCAATCAGCGACGGTGTCCCCAGCATCCCGATCTTGATCGCATCAATCCGAATGTCATCCAGAACAGTTTTGATCTGCGCTACGACAACATCATCCGGAATCGGATGAATGGCTGTGACAGCTTTGGTGTTCTGTGCCGTAACCGCAGTCACAACAGAGGCACCATAAATTCCCATTGCCGAAAATGCTTTGAGATCTGCCTGAATCCCGGCACCACCACCGGAATCAGAACCAGCTATCGTTAACGCGTTGGCCACCATGCAATCGTCCCTTGTTTCAGGGGGCAGGATGCAACGGGTGTAGACCAGAACGGACGCAAGGTCCGCCAACTGTTCCCTCCGCCGGTCCTAACCGGTTCAGGTTCAATGGGTTCGCAGCTTGTGCATCTCAGCCCGGAAACGGGCACCCCAACAGATTTCAAACAGATTGTTAGATGGATCGTGCGCAGGCGTCAAACGATAAAAATATCCGAGAGAACTGCCCCGTAGATTTGTGTTGTTGAATCCCAAAAGCGGTCGCAAGCTACCAAAATTGAACAAATCGTTTTACCTCACCACAAGAATTGCTCTGTGATTGTTAAGTCGCTACGTCGCTTTTGTTCACGAAGGTCACGTTCCGCGGCGATTTGCCTTTATG from Pseudorhodobacter turbinis includes the following:
- a CDS encoding FAD-dependent oxidoreductase, which encodes MSDICTIIGGGVCGLAMAAELSSRGAQVTVIDPNGAPGDHACSWWAGGMLAPDCEGVSAEPEIVRQGRKAAAWWESQGGTVHHEGTIVVALGRDQSDLTTFARRAPNGQTLSKAQIGALEPHLAERYSKALFLPDEGHLDPRATLTALHERLSQRGVRFGGDIAGQVIDCRGLVARDTLRDLRGVKGEMLVIRSPDVTLSRPVRLLHPRFPLYVVPRGDGVFMLGATQIETSERGRATLRSVMELMNAAYALHPAFGEAELLEIGVDARPAFPDNQPRIRRIGERIYANGLFRHGFLLAPAVAQMTADLVLEGKIPEVWYEDHRER
- the thiD gene encoding bifunctional hydroxymethylpyrimidine kinase/phosphomethylpyrimidine kinase, producing MVANALTIAGSDSGGGAGIQADLKAFSAMGIYGASVVTAVTAQNTKAVTAIHPIPDDVVVAQIKTVLDDIRIDAIKIGMLGTPSLIEAVADALNGYEGPIVLDPVMVAKSGDTLLEDSAIAALKSSLFRRATLLTPNLPEAAKLVGDGSLHAQAKALLHLGVGAVLMKGGHADGEVCTDHLVSPTGRHEFSAQRVNTRNTHGTGCSYSSAIAAGLAQGMALNDAVSRAHAWLHQAILQADKLHVGQGHGPVHHFHAFWT